The genomic window CGTCGATCGAAGTACACTTGGCGGACGACAACGCATCGAATACCGGCGCGGCGGTGATCGTCGCTCCGGGCGGCGGCCATCGCATCCTCTGGGTCGGCCCGGAAGGCGCCGATTTCGTGCCGTTCTTCAAACAGCGCGGCGTGTCAACGATCGTCCTGCGCAATCGACTGCGCGTGGACGGCTATGAGCCGACGATCGACGCCGTGAATGATGCGTTCCAGGCCATCCGGCTGGTGCGCGCTCATGCGGCGGAATGGAAACTGGATCCCGCGAAGATCGGGATCATGGGCTTTTCCGCCGGCGCGGAACTCTCGGCGCCCGCGGCGCTGTTTTTCGAGGACTTCGAGCGTCAGCACAGCGACGCTGCGGACGCGTTGGCGAAGGTCTCGGCCCGGCCCGATTTTGTGGGTGTGATCTATCCCGGGCCGACGCCGTTCACACGCGACGCAATGACGCCCATCCCGCGCAATGTTCCCCCGAGTTTCATCGCCTCCGCGGGGTCCGGCGATCGCGTGCATGCGCTTTGGGCGAATGACTACTTTGTCGCCATGCTCAAGGCCAGCGTGCCGAATCTGGAGATGCACATCTATGGAAATGGCGTTCACGGCGGCGGACTCACGGATCGCGGCGGTATCCCGTTCGGCGCTTGGACCGAGCGTTACCTCGAATGGTTCGCGGATCTCGGCTTTCTAGACAAGCCGGGCGTTCCTACCAAAGCAGCCGCCGATGTGGCCGCGTACGCTATGATGCCGGCCAAATGATCGCCGCATCGTCGCGTGTTGCCGTCTACCAAACTGGTTGAAACGTCGAACGAAACCGTCGCGGGCAGGCATCGCGGCCCCAGCAATTAGTTGGTTTTTGTCGACAAGTCCGGCGGGCGAGCCCTTGGTACAGTCCGCATCGAACGCTACCATCGTGACCTCACCCCAATCAACAAGGAACTACAATGGCCAAGAAAAAGAAAACGACTGTCCGGAAGCCGTGGTCGCCAGCCGAGCTGAAGAAATTCAAATCGCTGGCCGGAAAGGTCTCGACCAAGGAATTGGCCAAGCAGTTCGGCCGGACGCCCGGCGCCATCGCCCAAAAGGCCCAGTACGAGAGCCTGTCGCTGGCGTTAAAAAAGCGGAAGAAAAAATAACCGCCTCCGCAGGGCAATCCACGTCGCTCCGGCTATAGTGCCGTCCGACGCCTGACGGCGCCGCAGGGGGTCGTCGCATCTCACTATGTACCAGGCCCGACGGTTAGCTGCATAACGCCGCTTCGTTGCCGTCGATCTAGCGCTCGGTTACCATCGCGGTAGTTGAGTTTGCTTGAAGCATCCTCGGGGAGGTGCGCGCCGTGTTGCGGCTAATCTGTCTTGCTTGCTGCGTGTTGTCCTTCGCCTCGCCGGCGGCGGCCACTATCCTCGTTCAAGATGGAGACTTCTACGACGTCCTGGACGTGAAACAGGACGACGTCCTCATTACCGGTGGAACGGTCAATAAACTCAAACTTGGTGGCATTTCCT from Planctomycetia bacterium includes these protein-coding regions:
- a CDS encoding alpha/beta hydrolase; the protein is MHSRICTLLFLLLCHKARAQATDATPFLPEPVLSGGQVLSLYPEDSPLLKRERIHEPEQYNTSLKQPSDKTVNVINIHNPSIEVHLADDNASNTGAAVIVAPGGGHRILWVGPEGADFVPFFKQRGVSTIVLRNRLRVDGYEPTIDAVNDAFQAIRLVRAHAAEWKLDPAKIGIMGFSAGAELSAPAALFFEDFERQHSDAADALAKVSARPDFVGVIYPGPTPFTRDAMTPIPRNVPPSFIASAGSGDRVHALWANDYFVAMLKASVPNLEMHIYGNGVHGGGLTDRGGIPFGAWTERYLEWFADLGFLDKPGVPTKAAADVAAYAMMPAK